From Rissa tridactyla isolate bRisTri1 chromosome 7, bRisTri1.patW.cur.20221130, whole genome shotgun sequence, a single genomic window includes:
- the SUPT4H1 gene encoding transcription elongation factor SPT4 gives MALETVPKDLRHLRACLLCSLVKTIDQFEYDGCDNCDAYLQMKGNREMVYDCTSSSFDGIIAMMSPEDSWVSKWQRISNFKPGVYAVSVTGRLPQGIVRELKSRGVAYKSRDTAIKT, from the exons ATGGCGCTGGAGACAGTCCCCAAGGATCTGCGGCACCTCCGCGCCTGTCTCCTCTGCTCCCTCGTCAAG accatCGACCAGTTCGAGTACGACGGGTGCGACAACTGCGATGCCTACCTGCAGATGAAGGGCAACCGCGAGATGGTCTACGACTGCACCAGCTCCTCCTTCGACGG AATCATTGCCATGATGAGCCCTGAGGACAGCTGGGTCTCCAAGTGGCAGCGAATCA GTAACTTCAAGCCGGGTGTCTATGCAGTGTCTGTGACCGGCCGCCTGCCCCAGG GCATCGTCCGAGAGCTGAAGAGCCGCGGCGTGGCGTACAAGTCCCGAGACACAGCTATAAAAACCTAA